Proteins encoded within one genomic window of Streptomyces sp. NBC_01314:
- a CDS encoding MBL fold metallo-hydrolase, whose protein sequence is MTVTWEECGWQGLTPRVGRCRLPGWDCTVGLVVGGGSALMIDAGSSLREGARLRTEACRLLGGAHVTHLALTHPHFDHAFGAAAFAGVEVFGAVGVDGVLTRDCETLRADAVRHGLPPGDAAEAADLLVHPRHHVSGEWTLDLGGDVRVLLANVGPGHTGHDLAVLVPGRPATEGSAGSPGVVFCGDLVEESGEPQAGPDAIPSRWPAALDRLLDLGGEDALYVPGHGAVVDAAFVRAQRDALARRFGVSG, encoded by the coding sequence ATGACGGTGACTTGGGAAGAGTGCGGATGGCAGGGATTGACGCCCCGGGTCGGACGGTGCCGCCTCCCCGGCTGGGACTGTACGGTCGGGCTGGTGGTCGGGGGCGGTTCGGCCCTCATGATCGACGCGGGTTCGAGCCTGCGGGAGGGCGCGCGGTTGCGCACCGAGGCGTGCCGCCTGCTCGGTGGCGCCCATGTGACACATCTCGCCCTCACCCACCCCCACTTCGACCATGCCTTCGGGGCGGCCGCGTTCGCCGGGGTGGAGGTCTTCGGCGCGGTGGGCGTCGACGGCGTCCTGACCCGTGACTGTGAAACCCTCCGCGCCGACGCCGTCCGCCACGGTCTCCCGCCGGGGGACGCCGCCGAGGCCGCCGACCTCCTCGTACACCCACGCCACCATGTCTCCGGCGAGTGGACGCTCGACCTGGGCGGTGACGTCCGGGTGCTCCTGGCGAACGTGGGCCCGGGGCACACGGGCCACGACCTGGCGGTCCTGGTCCCGGGCCGGCCGGCCACCGAGGGCTCGGCGGGGTCTCCGGGGGTCGTGTTCTGCGGGGACCTGGTCGAGGAGTCCGGCGAACCCCAGGCGGGCCCCGACGCGATCCCCTCCCGCTGGCCGGCCGCCCTGGACCGGCTCCTGGATCTGGGCGGCGAGGACGCGCTGTACGTGCCCGGCCACGGGGCGGTGGTGGACGCGGCGTTCGTACGGGCCCAACGGGACGCGCTGGCACGGCGCTTCGGCGTGTCGGGCTGA
- the hrcA gene encoding heat-inducible transcriptional repressor HrcA yields the protein MLSERRLQVLRAIVQDYVGTEEPVGSKALTERHNLGVSPATVRNDMAALEDEGFIAQPHTSAGRIPTDKGYRLFVDKLAGVKPMTPPERRAIQNFLDGAVDLDDVVARTVRLLAQLTRQVAVVQYPSLTRSTVRHVELLSLAPARLMLVLITDTGRVEQRLVDCPAPFGETSLADLRARLNSKIAGRRFTDVPRLVEDLPEAFDVEDRGTVTTVLSTLLEALVEESEERLMIGGTANLTRFGHDFPLTIRPVLEALEEQVVLLKLLGEAGDSGMTVRIGHENAYEGLNSTSVVSVGYGSGGEAVAKLGVVGPTRMDYPGTMGAVRAVARYVGQILAES from the coding sequence GTGCTCAGTGAACGCAGACTCCAGGTGCTGCGCGCCATCGTCCAGGACTACGTGGGCACCGAGGAGCCGGTGGGTTCCAAGGCGCTCACGGAGCGGCACAACCTGGGTGTCTCCCCGGCGACCGTCCGCAACGACATGGCGGCGCTGGAGGACGAGGGCTTCATCGCCCAGCCCCACACCAGCGCGGGCCGCATCCCCACCGACAAGGGGTACCGGCTCTTCGTCGACAAGCTGGCCGGCGTCAAACCGATGACCCCGCCCGAGCGGCGCGCCATCCAGAACTTCCTGGACGGCGCCGTCGATCTCGACGACGTGGTGGCCAGGACCGTACGGCTGCTCGCGCAGCTCACCCGGCAGGTCGCCGTAGTGCAGTATCCGTCGCTCACGCGGTCGACGGTGCGGCACGTGGAGCTGTTGTCGCTGGCCCCCGCCCGGCTGATGCTCGTGCTGATCACGGACACGGGACGGGTGGAGCAGCGGCTGGTGGACTGCCCGGCGCCGTTCGGAGAAACGTCACTCGCGGATCTGCGCGCCCGGCTCAACAGCAAGATCGCGGGCCGCCGGTTCACCGACGTGCCGAGGCTGGTCGAGGACCTGCCCGAGGCGTTCGACGTCGAGGACCGGGGCACGGTCACCACGGTGCTCTCCACCCTGCTGGAGGCACTCGTCGAGGAGAGCGAGGAGCGGCTGATGATCGGCGGTACCGCCAATCTCACCCGCTTCGGACATGACTTCCCCCTCACCATCCGGCCCGTTCTGGAAGCCTTGGAGGAGCAGGTCGTCCTCCTCAAGTTGCTTGGCGAGGCCGGAGATTCGGGCATGACCGTACGCATCGGTCATGAGAACGCGTATGAGGGACTCAACTCCACGTCCGTCGTCTCCGTCGGTTACGGTTCGGGCGGCGAGGCAGTAGCGAAACTGGGCGTGGTCGGACCCACGCGCATGGACTATCCGGGAACGATGGGAGCGGTACGAGCGGTGGCACGGTACGTCGGACAGATCCTGGCGGAGTCCTGA
- the dnaJ gene encoding molecular chaperone DnaJ, translating to MATDYYAVLGVRRDASQDEIKKAFRRLARELHPDVNPDPKTQERFKEINAAYEVLSDPQKKQVYDLGGDPLSQAGGGAGGFGAGGFGNFSDIMDAFFGTASQRGPRSRTRRGQDAMIRLEIDLDEAAFGTTKDIQVDTAVVCTTCSGEGAAPGTTAQTCDMCRGRGEVSQVTRSFLGQVMTSRPCPQCQGFGTIVPNPCPECAGDGRVRSRRTLTVKIPAGVDNGTRIQLAGEGEVGPGGGPAGDLYVEIHELPHSTFQRRGDDLHCTVTIPMTAASLGTKVPLETLDGLEEVDIRPGTQSGQSIPLHGRGVTHLRGGGRGDLIVHVEVQTPSKLDPEQEGLLRQLAVLRGEERPTGQFQPGQQGLFSRLKDAFNGR from the coding sequence GTGGCCACGGACTACTACGCCGTGCTCGGCGTGCGCCGCGACGCTTCCCAGGACGAGATCAAGAAGGCGTTCCGGAGGCTCGCGCGCGAGCTGCATCCGGACGTCAACCCCGATCCGAAGACCCAGGAGCGGTTCAAGGAGATCAACGCCGCTTACGAGGTGCTCTCGGACCCGCAGAAGAAGCAGGTCTACGACCTCGGCGGCGACCCGCTGTCCCAGGCAGGCGGCGGCGCGGGCGGCTTCGGCGCCGGTGGCTTCGGGAACTTCTCGGACATCATGGACGCCTTCTTCGGTACGGCGTCCCAGCGGGGTCCTCGGTCGCGTACGCGCCGGGGGCAGGACGCGATGATCCGGCTGGAGATCGACCTCGACGAGGCGGCCTTCGGTACGACGAAGGACATCCAGGTCGACACGGCCGTCGTGTGCACGACCTGCAGCGGCGAGGGCGCGGCTCCGGGTACGACCGCGCAGACCTGTGACATGTGCCGTGGTCGCGGTGAGGTCTCGCAGGTCACGCGGTCCTTCCTCGGTCAGGTCATGACCTCACGGCCCTGCCCGCAGTGTCAGGGCTTCGGCACGATCGTCCCGAACCCGTGCCCCGAGTGCGCGGGCGACGGGCGGGTGCGGTCGCGGCGGACGCTCACGGTCAAGATCCCGGCCGGTGTCGACAACGGCACCCGGATCCAGCTGGCCGGTGAGGGCGAGGTCGGGCCCGGTGGCGGTCCCGCCGGTGACCTCTACGTCGAGATCCACGAGCTGCCGCACTCGACGTTCCAGCGACGTGGCGACGATCTGCACTGCACGGTGACGATCCCGATGACGGCGGCGTCTCTCGGTACGAAGGTGCCGCTGGAGACGCTGGACGGTCTGGAGGAGGTCGACATCCGGCCCGGGACACAGTCCGGGCAGTCGATCCCCCTGCACGGGCGGGGTGTCACGCATCTGCGGGGCGGCGGCCGTGGCGATCTGATCGTCCATGTCGAGGTCCAGACGCCGTCGAAGCTTGATCCTGAGCAGGAGGGGCTGCTGCGGCAGCTCGCCGTGCTGCGCGGGGAGGAACGGCCCACGGGGCAGTTCCAGCCCGGGCAGCAGGGCCTGTTCTCGCGACTGAAGGACGCGTTCAACGGGCGCTGA